A portion of the Gasterosteus aculeatus chromosome 12, fGasAcu3.hap1.1, whole genome shotgun sequence genome contains these proteins:
- the txlng gene encoding gamma-taxilin isoform X1: protein METTGVCEIDVATRRIVGGSDSPPDLDSPCQEEVADFGLGLCCAEEERGETPGREDSPTDLGEAELDLKAGDDKAFGREVVLLMHALNSLTTPEEKLAALCKKYADLLEESRCMQKRLKALQKKQSQIVKEKIHLQGEHSKAILARSKLESLCRELQRHNKTLKEENGQRSREYEEQRKEAMLHFQMTLSDIEVQMEQHSSHNAKLRQENMELAEKLKKLIEQYELREEHIDKVFKHKELQQQLMDAKLQRITEMMREVEEKQQRERDFLLKDATESRRKCEVMKEQETQLKQQLSLYMDKFEEFQSTLAKSNEVFTTFRQEMEKMTKKIKKLEKETTQWRTKWESNNQALLQMAEEKTLRDGHFKALQGKLELLERLCRALQKERNDLNNQLSLLQEPGDEGAPEEDEEEATGSGQEDEPETEGVHQALRPPELDPTPAATEETTDAAAMTTTTGQPAEPPQLD from the exons ATGGAGACGACGGGAGTTTGTGAGATTGATGTGGCGACCCGGAGAATAGTTGGAGGTAGTGACTCTCCACCCGACCTGGACAGCCCATGTCAG gAGGAGGTCGCAGACTTTGGTTTGGGGCTCTGCTGtgccgaggaggagaggggggagactcCGGGCAGAGAGGACAGTCCCACCGACCTGGGTGAGGCGGAGCTCGACCTCAAGGCCGGAGACGACAAAGCGTTCG GGAGGGAGGTCGTTCTTTTGATGCATGCTCTGAACTCCCTGACCACTCCTGAGGAGAAACTGGCTGCCTTGTGCAAGAAATATGCAGACTTG TTGGAGGAGAGCCGCTGCATGCAGAAGCGTCTTAAAGCCCTGCAGAAGAAACAGTCTCAGATAGTGAAGGAGAAGATCCACCTGCAGGGGGAGCACAGCAAGGCCATCCTGGCCCGCAGCAAGCTGGAGAGCCTCTGTAgggagctgcagagacacaacaagaCTCTGAAG gAGGAAAACGGCCAGCGGTCCCGTGAGTACGAGGAGCAGCGAAAGGAGGCCATGCTGCACTTCCAGATGACCCTGAGCGACATCGAGGTGCAGATGGAGCAGCACAGCTCGCACAACGCCAAGCTGAGGCAGGAGAACATGGAGCTGGCCGAGAAGCTCAAGAAGCTCATCGAGCAGTACGAGCTGCGGGAGGAG CACATAGACAAGGTGTTCAAGCACaaggagctccagcagcagctgatggaCGCCAAGCTGCAGAGGATCACCGAGATGATgcgagaggtggaggagaagcagcagagggagcGAGACTTT CTGCTGAAGGACGCCACGGAGTCCAGGCGCAAGTGTGAGGTGATGAAGGAGCAAGAGACGCAGCTCAAGCAGCAG CTCTCCCTGTACATGGACAAGTTCGAGGAGTTTCAGAGCACCCTGGCCAAAAGCAACGAGGTCTTCACCACCTTCCGACAGGAGATGGAGAAG ATGACCAAGAAGATCAAGAAGCTGGAGAAGGAAACGACGCAGTGGAGGACCAAATGGGAAAGTAACAACCAGGCGCTGCTGCAGATGGCCGAGGAG AAAACTCTGCGCGACGGCCACTTCAAGGCTCTGCAGGggaagctggagctgctggagcggCTGTGCAGAGCCCTGCAGAAGGAGAGGAACGACCTCAACAACCAGCTCAGCCTCCTCCAGGAGCCGGGGGACGAAGGGGCccccgaggaggacgaggaggaggcgacGGGCTCTGGACAGGAGGACGAGCCGGAGACTGAGGGCGTGCACCAGGCTCTGAGACCGCCGGAACTGGACCCCACACCGGCCGCTACCGAGGAAACCACTGATGCTGCTGCTATGACGACGACCACCGGCCAGCCTGCGGAACCCCCCCAGCTGGACTGA
- the txlng gene encoding gamma-taxilin isoform X2, with protein METTGVCEIDVATRRIVGGSDSPPDLDSPCQEEVADFGLGLCCAEEERGETPGREDSPTDLGREVVLLMHALNSLTTPEEKLAALCKKYADLLEESRCMQKRLKALQKKQSQIVKEKIHLQGEHSKAILARSKLESLCRELQRHNKTLKEENGQRSREYEEQRKEAMLHFQMTLSDIEVQMEQHSSHNAKLRQENMELAEKLKKLIEQYELREEHIDKVFKHKELQQQLMDAKLQRITEMMREVEEKQQRERDFLLKDATESRRKCEVMKEQETQLKQQLSLYMDKFEEFQSTLAKSNEVFTTFRQEMEKMTKKIKKLEKETTQWRTKWESNNQALLQMAEEKTLRDGHFKALQGKLELLERLCRALQKERNDLNNQLSLLQEPGDEGAPEEDEEEATGSGQEDEPETEGVHQALRPPELDPTPAATEETTDAAAMTTTTGQPAEPPQLD; from the exons ATGGAGACGACGGGAGTTTGTGAGATTGATGTGGCGACCCGGAGAATAGTTGGAGGTAGTGACTCTCCACCCGACCTGGACAGCCCATGTCAG gAGGAGGTCGCAGACTTTGGTTTGGGGCTCTGCTGtgccgaggaggagaggggggagactcCGGGCAGAGAGGACAGTCCCACCGACCTGG GGAGGGAGGTCGTTCTTTTGATGCATGCTCTGAACTCCCTGACCACTCCTGAGGAGAAACTGGCTGCCTTGTGCAAGAAATATGCAGACTTG TTGGAGGAGAGCCGCTGCATGCAGAAGCGTCTTAAAGCCCTGCAGAAGAAACAGTCTCAGATAGTGAAGGAGAAGATCCACCTGCAGGGGGAGCACAGCAAGGCCATCCTGGCCCGCAGCAAGCTGGAGAGCCTCTGTAgggagctgcagagacacaacaagaCTCTGAAG gAGGAAAACGGCCAGCGGTCCCGTGAGTACGAGGAGCAGCGAAAGGAGGCCATGCTGCACTTCCAGATGACCCTGAGCGACATCGAGGTGCAGATGGAGCAGCACAGCTCGCACAACGCCAAGCTGAGGCAGGAGAACATGGAGCTGGCCGAGAAGCTCAAGAAGCTCATCGAGCAGTACGAGCTGCGGGAGGAG CACATAGACAAGGTGTTCAAGCACaaggagctccagcagcagctgatggaCGCCAAGCTGCAGAGGATCACCGAGATGATgcgagaggtggaggagaagcagcagagggagcGAGACTTT CTGCTGAAGGACGCCACGGAGTCCAGGCGCAAGTGTGAGGTGATGAAGGAGCAAGAGACGCAGCTCAAGCAGCAG CTCTCCCTGTACATGGACAAGTTCGAGGAGTTTCAGAGCACCCTGGCCAAAAGCAACGAGGTCTTCACCACCTTCCGACAGGAGATGGAGAAG ATGACCAAGAAGATCAAGAAGCTGGAGAAGGAAACGACGCAGTGGAGGACCAAATGGGAAAGTAACAACCAGGCGCTGCTGCAGATGGCCGAGGAG AAAACTCTGCGCGACGGCCACTTCAAGGCTCTGCAGGggaagctggagctgctggagcggCTGTGCAGAGCCCTGCAGAAGGAGAGGAACGACCTCAACAACCAGCTCAGCCTCCTCCAGGAGCCGGGGGACGAAGGGGCccccgaggaggacgaggaggaggcgacGGGCTCTGGACAGGAGGACGAGCCGGAGACTGAGGGCGTGCACCAGGCTCTGAGACCGCCGGAACTGGACCCCACACCGGCCGCTACCGAGGAAACCACTGATGCTGCTGCTATGACGACGACCACCGGCCAGCCTGCGGAACCCCCCCAGCTGGACTGA
- the rbbp7 gene encoding histone-binding protein RBBP7 isoform X2, producing the protein MADKEVYDDAVEERVINEEYKIWKKNTPFLYDLVMTHALEWPSLTVQWLPDVNRPEGKDYAVHRLVLGTHTSDEQNHLVIASVQVPNDDAQFDASHYDSEKGEFGGFGSVSGKIEIEIKINHEGEVNRARYMPQNHCIIATKTPTSDVLVFDYTKHPSKPDPSGECSPDLRLKGHQKEGYGLSWNPNLSGNLLSASDDHTICLWDIGAGPKEGKIVDAKTIFTGHTAVVEDVSWHLLHESLFGSVADDQKLMIWDTRSNTTSKASHAVDAHTAEVNCLSFNPYSEFILATGSADKTVALWDLRNLKLKLHSFESHKDEIFQVQWSPHNETILASSGTDRRLNVWDLSKIGEEQSAEDAEDGPPELLFIHGGHTAKISDFSWNPNEPWVICSVSEDNIMQVWQMAENIYNDEEPDNTPASELEAQGS; encoded by the exons ATGGCTGACAAGGAGG tGTACGATGATGCGGTGGAAGAAAGAGTCATCAATGAGGAGTACAAGATTTGGAAGAAAAACACCCCGTTCCTGTATGATCTGGTGATGACTCACGCGCTGGAGTGGCCCAGCCTCACCGTCCAGTGGCTTCCAGATGTCAACAG GCCAGAGGGGAAGGACTATGCCGTTCACAGGCTGGTTTTGGGGACCCATACGTCAGATGAGCAGAACCACCTTGTGATCGCCAGCGTCCAGGTACCGAATGATGACGCCCAGTTCGATGCCTCGCACTACGACAGCGAGAAAGGAG AGTTTGGTGGATTTGGTTCCGTAAGCGGGAAGATTGAGATCGAGATCAAGATCAATCACGAGGGAGAGGTCAACCGAGCTCGGTACATGCCACAGAACCACTGCATCATTGCCACCAAGACTCCCACCTCTGACGTGCTGGTCTTTGACTACACTAAGCACCCTTCAAAGCCAG ACCCCAGCGGGGAGTGTAGTCCTGACCTACGGCTGAAAGGCCACCAGAAAGAAGGCTACGGCCTCTCCTGGAATCCCAACCTCAGCGGCAACCTCCTCAGCGCCTCCGACGACCAC ACCATCTGCCTATGGGACATTGGGGCCGGCCCAAAGGAGGGGAAGATTGTGGATGCCAAGACCATCTTCACGGGCCACACGGCGGTGGTGGAAGACGTCTCCTGGCATCTGCTCCACGAATCGCTGTTCGGCTCAGTGGCCGACGACCAGAAACTCATGAT ATGGGACACCCGGTCCAACACCACATCCAAAGCCAGCCACGCAGTCGACGCCCACACCGCAGAGGTCAACTGTCTGAGCTTCAACCCGTACAGCGAGTTCATTCTGGCCACCGGTTCTGCTGATAAG ACTGTCGCACTGTGGGATCTCAGGAACCTCAAACTGAAGCTCCACTCCTTCGAGTCCCACAAGGATGAAATTTTCCAG GTCCAATGGTCCCCTCACAACGAGACCATCCTGGCCTCCAGTGGAACCGACCGGCGCCTCAACGTCTGGGATCTCAG TAAAATCGGGGAGGAGCAGTCTGCAGAAGATGCTGAGGACGGCCCGCCTGAGCTGCTG ttCATTCACGGCGGCCACACGGCCAAGATCTCCGACTTCTCCTGGAACCCCAACGAGCCCTGGGTCATCTGCTCGGTGTCCGAGGACAACATCATGCAAGTCTGGCAGATG GCCGAGAATATCTACAACGACGAGGAGCCAGACAACACCCCCGCATCGGAGCTGGAGGCTCAGGGCTCATAA
- the rbbp7 gene encoding histone-binding protein RBBP7 isoform X1 → MADKEVYDDAVEERVINEEYKIWKKNTPFLYDLVMTHALEWPSLTVQWLPDVNRPEGKDYAVHRLVLGTHTSDEQNHLVIASVQVPNDDAQFDASHYDSEKGAEFGGFGSVSGKIEIEIKINHEGEVNRARYMPQNHCIIATKTPTSDVLVFDYTKHPSKPDPSGECSPDLRLKGHQKEGYGLSWNPNLSGNLLSASDDHTICLWDIGAGPKEGKIVDAKTIFTGHTAVVEDVSWHLLHESLFGSVADDQKLMIWDTRSNTTSKASHAVDAHTAEVNCLSFNPYSEFILATGSADKTVALWDLRNLKLKLHSFESHKDEIFQVQWSPHNETILASSGTDRRLNVWDLSKIGEEQSAEDAEDGPPELLFIHGGHTAKISDFSWNPNEPWVICSVSEDNIMQVWQMAENIYNDEEPDNTPASELEAQGS, encoded by the exons ATGGCTGACAAGGAGG tGTACGATGATGCGGTGGAAGAAAGAGTCATCAATGAGGAGTACAAGATTTGGAAGAAAAACACCCCGTTCCTGTATGATCTGGTGATGACTCACGCGCTGGAGTGGCCCAGCCTCACCGTCCAGTGGCTTCCAGATGTCAACAG GCCAGAGGGGAAGGACTATGCCGTTCACAGGCTGGTTTTGGGGACCCATACGTCAGATGAGCAGAACCACCTTGTGATCGCCAGCGTCCAGGTACCGAATGATGACGCCCAGTTCGATGCCTCGCACTACGACAGCGAGAAAGGAG CAGAGTTTGGTGGATTTGGTTCCGTAAGCGGGAAGATTGAGATCGAGATCAAGATCAATCACGAGGGAGAGGTCAACCGAGCTCGGTACATGCCACAGAACCACTGCATCATTGCCACCAAGACTCCCACCTCTGACGTGCTGGTCTTTGACTACACTAAGCACCCTTCAAAGCCAG ACCCCAGCGGGGAGTGTAGTCCTGACCTACGGCTGAAAGGCCACCAGAAAGAAGGCTACGGCCTCTCCTGGAATCCCAACCTCAGCGGCAACCTCCTCAGCGCCTCCGACGACCAC ACCATCTGCCTATGGGACATTGGGGCCGGCCCAAAGGAGGGGAAGATTGTGGATGCCAAGACCATCTTCACGGGCCACACGGCGGTGGTGGAAGACGTCTCCTGGCATCTGCTCCACGAATCGCTGTTCGGCTCAGTGGCCGACGACCAGAAACTCATGAT ATGGGACACCCGGTCCAACACCACATCCAAAGCCAGCCACGCAGTCGACGCCCACACCGCAGAGGTCAACTGTCTGAGCTTCAACCCGTACAGCGAGTTCATTCTGGCCACCGGTTCTGCTGATAAG ACTGTCGCACTGTGGGATCTCAGGAACCTCAAACTGAAGCTCCACTCCTTCGAGTCCCACAAGGATGAAATTTTCCAG GTCCAATGGTCCCCTCACAACGAGACCATCCTGGCCTCCAGTGGAACCGACCGGCGCCTCAACGTCTGGGATCTCAG TAAAATCGGGGAGGAGCAGTCTGCAGAAGATGCTGAGGACGGCCCGCCTGAGCTGCTG ttCATTCACGGCGGCCACACGGCCAAGATCTCCGACTTCTCCTGGAACCCCAACGAGCCCTGGGTCATCTGCTCGGTGTCCGAGGACAACATCATGCAAGTCTGGCAGATG GCCGAGAATATCTACAACGACGAGGAGCCAGACAACACCCCCGCATCGGAGCTGGAGGCTCAGGGCTCATAA